The following is a genomic window from Candidatus Omnitrophota bacterium.
GAACGGCTCCTGCCGCGGGGCATTGATTTTGTGGGAGCGCATCCTCTGGCGGGAATGGAGAAGCGGGGAATATCCAACGCGCGGCTGGGGCTTTTTAAGGGCTCTATATGCGTTTTATGCCGGGCAAAGAATACAAGACAAGGGTCGGTTTTGAAAATAGGCAGGTTATGGCGCCTTTTGGGAAGCAGGGTTTGGGTCACATCGCCGAAAAACCACGACAGGACTCTCGCGTTTGCCAGCCATCTGCCCCATATAGCGGCCTTTAGTCTGGTTAACGCGGTACCTGCCGCCTGCCTGAGATTTTCCTCCGGCGGATTCAAGGATACCACGCGCATAGCCTTATCTGACGAGGAGATCTGGAAAGACATCTTTATCAGCAATAAGAAATATGTTACGGAATCCATTGAGTCGTATCAGGAAAAGATCGCGCAATTCAAGTCGGCTCTGCGTTCCAGCGATAGATCGCGCTTATCGCGCCTCATAAAGCAGGCCAGGAGTAAGAGAAGTTTAATATAAACATTAATTACCAATTCACCAATGACCAAATCCCAATAAATGTCCAATTATCCAATTCCCAATTTTTCTCATTGGACATTGGTAATTGGTAATTTATTTGTCATTGGTAATTGGTCATTGGAAATTTAATTTACTAGGTATGATAATCGCCATAGACGGACCGGCGGGGGCAGGCAAGAGTACCGTCGCCAAAAAATTAGCCCAGAGATTGGGCTTTATTTATATTGATACCGGAGCGATGTACCGAGCAGTCACTCTGAAGCTGCTGGAGGGCCGCGTAGACATAAAAGACGAGAAGGCGGTTGTTGAGGCGGCAAGGAGCTGCAAGATCGGACTGAAGAATCCGCCCGGAGGCGGCCTCCAGGTATTTCTTGATTCAGCGGATGTTTCTCAGCAGATAAGGCAGCCGCGCATAACGGAATTCGTCTCCGATGTGGCCAGGATAAAAGAGGTAAGGTCTGTAATGCTGGGTTTGCAAAGGAAGGCGGGCGAGGGCAAAGACGCTGTTATTGACGGCAGGGATATCGGGACCGTGGTCTTTCCCGGCGCCGAGAAGAAATTTTATATTGACGCGGATTTTCAGGAGAGGGTAGAGCGGCGTTTCAAAGAGCTGGCGGCGGCAGGGCAGGATGTGAGCCGCGGCAGCGTGGAGAAAGATCTGCGTAACAGAGATAGTATAGATTCAAACCGCGAGGTAGCGCCGTTGAAAAAGGCCGATGACGCGGTTCGTATTGACACGACGAATATGACGATAGAGGAAGTCGTCAATACTCTATTTAACCAAGTTTTAGCGTAAAACGTAAAGCGAAAAGCGCAAAACTAAAGTGTAAAACTTAAAACTATATAACAAAAACTTTAAACTTTACGTTTTGGTTTTACGCTTTGCGCTTTACACTTTTCACTTTCATTATGGATAAATCACTTATTCGCAACTTCAGCATAATTGCCCACATTGACCACGGTAAATCAACGCTTGCCGACAGGATCCTTGAGTTTACCGGAGCCGTGGACATGGGGCATACCAACGACCAGCTGTTGGACGATATGGACCTGGAGCGTGAGCGCGGTATCACCATTAAGGCGTCTATGGTGAGGATAGATTACCATTCAAAGGGCGGCAGCGATTTTATATTGAATCTTATAGATACGCCCGGGCACGTTGATTTCAGCTATGAGGTCTCAAAGTCGCTTGCCGCCTGCGAGGGCACGCTGCTTGTGGTGGATGCCACCCAGGGCATAGAGGCGCAGACAGTGGCGAATTATCTCCTGGCGAAGGAGAACCGCCTTAAGATAATACCCGTGGTCAACAAGATAGACCTGGGCAGCGCGGATATAGAGCGCACCTGCCTTCAGTTGATGGAGATGTTCCATTTCAACGAGGAAGAAATAATCCTCGCCTCCGCGAAGACCGGTGAAGGGATAGAAGAGATACTGGAAAGGGTGATCGGTTATTTTCCCGCCCCAAAAGGGAATGAGAACGCGCCCCTCAAGGCGCTGGTGTTTGAT
Proteins encoded in this region:
- a CDS encoding prephenate dehydrogenase; amino-acid sequence: MRLFRKVAIVGVGLIGGSIGLEIKKRSLAGEVIGMARHRRTLSIARKRGAIDRGVSGLEEIKDADLVILAAPVGTIINMAPRLSKVLKRGCIVSDVGSTKASIVEKMERLLPRGIDFVGAHPLAGMEKRGISNARLGLFKGSICVLCRAKNTRQGSVLKIGRLWRLLGSRVWVTSPKNHDRTLAFASHLPHIAAFSLVNAVPAACLRFSSGGFKDTTRIALSDEEIWKDIFISNKKYVTESIESYQEKIAQFKSALRSSDRSRLSRLIKQARSKRSLI
- the cmk gene encoding (d)CMP kinase; translated protein: MIIAIDGPAGAGKSTVAKKLAQRLGFIYIDTGAMYRAVTLKLLEGRVDIKDEKAVVEAARSCKIGLKNPPGGGLQVFLDSADVSQQIRQPRITEFVSDVARIKEVRSVMLGLQRKAGEGKDAVIDGRDIGTVVFPGAEKKFYIDADFQERVERRFKELAAAGQDVSRGSVEKDLRNRDSIDSNREVAPLKKADDAVRIDTTNMTIEEVVNTLFNQVLA